The genomic region GGGGAGGGGAGTTGATGGTCTTTGCCCATGAAAAGAACAACAATCAGTTGGTAAAACATCTTTTGAATGATTGGTATTACAGGCACGCCAAGAGAAAATTTAACACCTGCATCGCCGAATCGGTCAAAAAATTCAGCAATTACAGTATTCCGCAAGATCCGCCTTTAGTGGTAAAGCGGATGAACAAACGTTGGGGGAGTTGCACCCCAAAAGGAAGGATAATACTGAATCCGGAGGTCATCAAGACCCCATCAAAATGCATTGAGTATGTGGTCATACACGAGCTATGCCACTTGATCCATCCCAACCACAGCAAAGCCTTTTATAAGCTTCAATCCGAAATAATGCCCGATTGGGAAAAGTGGAAGTTAAGGTTGGAGAAGGCTTTGGTTTGATGTTGTGTTTTAGTCCTATTTGACAAATTTCCTGAATGCAGAAACGATTTGGAATATAAAGAAAGCCAGTACGATACGTTGGAGACCATCAAGGAAATAAACCCAAAATGGATGTTCGATTGCTCCAAAGAGAAAGGAAACTCTTCGGGTAGGGTTAAATAGCTGAGGCCAGACAGATCCGTGTTCTGAGACCTTAGCCCAAAAAAAGTTCCAACCATCATATGAGAAGTCAGGCCAAAAATTAATTTCAGGATCAGCCATAATAAAAAGTAGAGGGAATATTCCAGTAGAAATCAATGTAATACAAAGGAGAGGCTTTATCCAGTTTTGACCATGATCGTTGGTTTCTCCCAAGAGTATGCTGATTTTGTCAGATTGGTATTTAATGTAATTACTAAATCGACTAATAGTACTAGCAAGCTTGGCCTTTTTTATCCGATTAATAAAAGGTTGTTTTTCAGGGCTATCAAGTTTATGCCTTTTTTCCTTTTCGATCTTAAATACTTATCATGAATCTGAATTTCTCTTCCCTTAAAAAGTAATGTAGTTATTCTGTCGGACTGTTTTTCGGCTGCAAGTTTTAGCTGTCTATATATTTCCCTTTTTTGAGAAAGAATTTTTGTATTATCTTTTTCGTTTTCATCCACTTCTAAATTTTGAGGTTCAAACCATTCTACTCCGTTGATAAAAATGGTATCAAATCTAGAATCAATAACTCTAACAACTGGATAGATTGAAAAATCAAAATCATAAAACTCTGTATTACCTAGATTAGAGTTTTGAATGAGAAATTCTTTGGGTATCCCATCATTTAATTCTGGGTTATTATTATTAAATGAAATTAGAGACTTATTAAATAAATGAGTCAATATTAGTTTATCATAGGAGCAATCCCGAAGAAAAAGGGAATTGTTAAAGTTATTGCCTTTTAAAGTTACTTGTTTGAAAAATGTATTTCGAAAATCAATAACGCCAGAAGATTTTTCGGAAAAGACAATGTTAAGATTATTAGTTTTGATATTATCACCATGAAATTCAATCCCATTTTTAAATTGTGAATCTTGAATCCATATTTCCTCAGGTAATTTAAAGTTAACGGTTTGTAAACCTGGATCTTTTCTTTGAAATTGAAATTTATCATTAAAGTTTGATCCAATTATAGAAAGTGACTTTTCAAGTTTAATTGCGGAAACATTGATTTCTCCATTGTAATCTCCATCATTCCAAATCAAAGCATTAAGATCACCATTCCAGATTCTAATATCCTTTTCAAAAATTGAATGAGTACCAACAAATGCAATTGTGGGAGAACTCACAGAAGAAATTCTTGTTTGGCATTTCGAAATACAATTTCTGAAATCAACCCCAATATTTTTAATGGTATCTCCAGTAATATCCAGCTTACTTTTAAATGTTACATTTTCAAAATTATATCCTGCTTTAGAAAAATTGTTTGAATGACTTTCAAACCAATCTATTTCTAGTTTTTCTCCTTCCTCAGCATAAATATCTACACCGAAAGGGAAAACACATTTTGAAATGCGAAGGAGAATATATGATCCATTGATAATCTCTATTGCGCCAGATTTTTGGCTAAAATCTTCAGGTTTAGTGTCGTCAGATACACAATTATTGAATATTAATGGTTTAAATAATTTACAGTCCTTTAGAATGATTTTCTCCCCAAGATTAAATTTCTTTTTATGATCTCCAGAAAAAGATACACCTCCTGTGAATTCAAAATTTATTAGGGTAAGTGATTTTCTATTATACTTATTTAAATCAAATTCAACATTGCCCGAGACTCTTGTTGTTTTTTTTGGGCTACCTAGAGTTAGAGGAGACGGATCGCTATATACTTTTTCTAAAAAATTTAATGAAGAAATCTCCTTTACTTCTACCATTACTCCATCTTCCCATTCCATTTGTGGGGGGGTAAAATTATTCATGATTTGAGTGGGCATTTGTGTTTTGGAGATTAATCTCGAAAAGTCTGGTATATTGAATTTGGGTATCTCCATAACTAGTTTTAATTTATTTAGTCTTGTTAGGTAATAATGAACTATTTTCCTGAAATCAGCCTCTCCAACCTCGCCACCATCTCATCCTTCTCCTTCAGCATCCTTTCATACAATGCCATCTTTTCTTCATGTAGCTGCACCAGTTTATCAATAGGATGGAATGTAGGATGGTTGTTATAAATGAATCCGGTGGCACTATCATTGGCATGAAAAGTATTAGCAATAATATTCATCGCCTGCTCTTCATCAAAATTCCGGAAGGGTTCCTCTGGGATATGGAGAATCTCAGATACCTGACGGAGGATATACTCTTCTACGGGTTCTTTTTATTCTAGGAAGGAGATTTTCTTTTGGGACCAGTCGGCACCCTGTTCATGTTGATGGCCGGCATCTTGGGGAAACGCTTGATATTTCGTCTTTGATGGATATTACGGGAAGTTGAATTTGTCATAAGGCTTGGTGCTAAAAAACTTAAAAACTAAAAAACAAATTAAGGAAAATGTCGGGATTTGGAAAGGGGAGGGGGATGGAAGGTTTGAAGCTGGGAAAGTTTTAATGTTAAGGGTCAAGTGTTAAGCGATGGAAATCCAGTTGTATTGCGGGATCTCGTTTATTTTTTCTAGAAGTAAGGTTGCTTAGCTGGTGAACCTTTGATTATTTTAATACTTCACCATCTTCGAATATTAAGGAGGTTACCTTATACTTTATCTTTATATCATCAAAATTTCCATTACTAATTTTTCTTTCTCTTAATTTTCTCAATTTCTCAAAATCCTTATACTTTTCATGTGTTTTATTAAAATCCATAAATATCGTATATCCACCTGATTTTGTAAAAATCAACCCATCAATTGGAGATTTCAAAGGAGAGTCAGGGTCAAAATCTATATCATTAATTTTTAAGATCAAATCCCCATATTCATCTTCAAACATTACATCAAATTTAAATTTACGAATATTTCTTGACTCTTCTGGAAGATTATGCCTTAAACTATAAATGTATAAATTTAATCTATCTGTAAAAGGGGGTTGTCCTTGTGTAAACGTATTTAGATTTAAGTTCATATAGATATAATCATTTAAAGAGGCATTCGCTCTTATATCTTCCTTTTTCTGATCAATTATTTTATCATAATTTAATGCTTCATATTTAATGAATCCGTTATTGAAGCTACTATCAGCAAAATTACTCCTGTATGAAATCATTACATTATACATTTCCAATTCCCAAATAATAAAATAATTTTTACCGCTCCTGGCACTAATAGAATTAGCAAGTTTTCCCTTTAATGACTTCTGTTGACTTTTTTCATACAATGCTATTACTTTAGATATTTCAGAATGGTGCATAGAATTTAAAAATGAAAGGTTTGGTTCTCCATACCACTTTTTGTAGAGGTTTATTATTCTGTTAAGTTTAAATTCGGATATTTCACCTTTACCAGGACGAAATATCTTTTTATCAAAGAACATTATAGAGTCTGATCCAAAATTCAACTTAGCTGAATAAAAATTATCAAACTCATAACCATCTGGATTTTCCCACAAAGTAGTTTTTAAATTAGGGTCACCATCCAGGTAGAAATAAGTAATTGAATCATAATCTTCATCTTGGATATTTACAGCTTCTAGTAGACCCTCTTCTTTAAACTTTGATTTAAAACCATTTACTGATACATCTCCAAATTTAACATAGGATATTGGGTCTCCTTCTTTTGAGCATGAAATAATAAATATAAAAAATAGAGGAATCACTGCACTAAATATGTAATTATGTACTTTCATAAAATAATAAAGTATCTTAGTTTTTTTTGAACAAAAAAAGGGATAATAAACCAAGTTAGAATTTTTTTTGACAAAATCTTATATGATTTTGGGGTAAGGCATTTGTATTAGTTAATATTAAATGCTTTTTGTATTGTTAATTGATAATATCTGTCATAGATCAAAAATACACATTTTATGGATTTGAACTAAACAGCAAGGAGATTAATTTCAGTAATTTATCCCTTTTCTATTATTTTAGGGGCTACATTGGGTATAATGACCTGGTAATGATTATCTGGAAAGTTTTGGATGAAAAATACCTGTTTAGTTATATTGAGGACCTTGAAACCCCAATAACTTTGGGTAAGAAGGATTGGTAGCAGTTTTGATTTGTATTCAGCTTCAGATTAGATGTTAGAAATGAGATTTTAGATAAAAATTAAACTATGGAAATAATCAGAAATGGAACCCAGGGATCAAAGCAAGGGCCAGTGGAATGGTTTACCGGAAATGTGCGTATAGATCCATTATTTGCTAAAAAAGAAGCCACGAAAGCTGCCGGTGCGTTGGTGACATTTGAGCCGGGTGCCAGGACTGCCTGGCATACGCATCCTGCAGGACAAACATTGATTGTGCAATCAGGTTTGGGCTGGATCCAGCGGGAAGGCGGACCTGTAGAAGAAATCCTGCCCGGAGATGTGATTTGGTTTGAACCTGGGGAAAAACATTGGCATGGAGCAAGTCCAAATAACGCCATGAGTCATATTGCCATCCATGAAGAAATAAATGGAGAAGTGGTCAATTGGCTGGAAAAAGTCAGTGATGGAGAGTATTTTGGATGATGATTGCGATACCATTAACATAAAGCCAAACGCTATCACACTAATGTGATGATAACTGGTTTTATGTTAAAAGCTCTCGTATTGCGGGAACCCCTTCAAATGTTATATAATGGCCTGCGTTATGTTAATATAGCTTTGGTTCAGGGGCGGGATTAATGCTTTCAGGAAGGGAGGGAAAATTATACGCATTAGGAGGGAAGGGGCTGGAACACTCTTTTACTTAAACGCACAGGCTGCTGCACAACCCCTCGTGAATCTCTCCACTTGAAAGCTGAATCGATTTGCCATACCTTCGTTAGGATACACCTTGTCTATGCGGCTCGTTCTGAGGAATCACCATGCCGCAGTGAGGGCGACCGGCTGGGGGATGAAGGACAGGCGGGAAGGTCCTGTGCTGACCATTAGCGTCAAGAGTGGTGAATGTGTGCGGAATAAGGGTAGGTAATGTGTTAGGGATAGAGAGGCAAAGGATAGTGTATTACCGAAAGACCTACCCAAAAGGTAATGTCCAAAAAAGGATAAAAAAAGGTCTGGATTTAACTACCCAGACCCTCTTTATTAAAATCAAATATAGAAAACTATAATGTTATTTCGACCTCTGTAGCTAAATCTAGTCCATCAACAACAATGTCAAAGATCTCTGCATTACTGGTTTCGCTGATTACGATTACTCCATCATTGTTCTTGGTTGCTGCTGAAAGCTCCTCTCTGGTCACTCCTGCAAACCATACGCCTGGATCAAAAGTAACCTCAGCTAAAACACTGGCTCCTTCGCCAAAAACAATCCTTCCTTCTTTCTCTACTTCGAATGTCTCTCCGGAATTGAATTCAAAGCGGATTGGATGTGTTTCATTTTCAGCGTCGGTAAATGTTCCTTCAATTACCACTGACGGATTACTGTTCTCATCCAGAATCTCCAATTCAACTCGTGCCTCAGTATAGGTACCCATAGCAAAAACCAAATTATCCAGGTTCGGAGAGGTCTCACCAGTTGCGAAATCAATTTCTATGGTACGCTCAATTTCTACTTCTACAGAGTCAGCCTCATCCGTCTCTGCTTCAAATTCAATTCGAGAGAGTCGGATAGTCCCAGATGTAAATTCCAAGGTATTAGCCTGAACTCTACCTGCAGGAACGTTTATCGAAGATGTATTAGTTTTAAAACTAAATGCGACTGTTGGGCTGTTTGTTCCATCCTTATCATCGCTGCATGACACCAATGCAAAAGCAAGTAATGCAATTACCGTGTACTTCATTGTTTGTTTCATTTTAATTGTCCTTTTTGTTTAAAATTTAAATCGATGAAAGCTGTAGTCGTTTCGTGCCTTCCTCAATGTCTTGGTATTCCAGAGTGATTTGTGTCTGATTATGATCTGTTATTGTCCAGTTCTCGTTTAATAGAAATAGTGGCTCCTCTTCCGTATCGAATTCAATGGAAACTGATTCTCCGGTATCCAATAACTCGATATCCCACTCGCCTTCTAAGCCCTCTTCACCTTGTGATTGGAGTGTCATGTCTTCATTGAATCGCAGGGTATAGCCAGAGAAAAGTGAGGTGTTCTCAACACCATCTGATTCATAGAAACTTACTTCCCAATCGGTCGATGTGAAAAGCATTTTTAACTCATCTTCAAAAATTTCTTCAAACTCTATAATGTCCTGCTCATCACATGAATTAGCCGCATTAATTATAATGTTGGTCAACTCTTCATTCGAGAAAGCTTCCAGCGTATTTTCCATTGCATCAATCATCCTGACGGGAAATTCAATGGTAGTAATTAAGTCAGGTGATATAAAGGTGTTATATGCTTCTCGATCACTATATATTTGCCGAGAGGCTACATTTTCTGTGCGTGTGTCAAAAACCTGAATGGTGAAAGGATAAATGAAATCAATGCATTCATTATCTGCATCACTTCCTCCCTCAATACAGCTATCTTGTATAGCTTCAAGCTCATCTTCAGAATTCAAGGTTATTTCTGAATGGTCAAATATGATGACATTGAAAGGATATATCCAATCTACTTCTAATGCTCCTGCTCCAAGAACTTCTACTTCTTCCAAAGCCTCGAACACCTGCTCTTCATCTTCGAAAATTCCTGTGATTGGGAATATGACCGTTGTACAGCTTGATCTATCAATGATGTTGTCTGCAGAGCCATCTTTCGTCGAAACAGCTACAATTGATTGCGCCACGGGATCATCTGAAATGATCCCATCCATATCTATTTCTATTTCAGGTTCAATTTCATCCTGACAACTAGCCAAAGCCATTAAGCTGATACCTAAAATCAAGAGCTTTACCAATATGGATAGTGTATGCTTCATTTCAATTAAAAAACAGAAAACCTAAAAAAATCCCTACCGAACCGACCGAAAATATTTTTTTTATTTTACTTTCGAGTCTGGGTTATGAAACTGTAATTATAATAGGTTTGAAAACAATATCATACTGATGCTGATTCAGTAGCGAGAAATGGAAAAAAGTGATAACGTATGTAAAGAGAAGGTATTCAATCAGGTCTTTGGGGATAATGCCAAGGACCTGTTTAATTTCCTGCATTTCAAATATCAGGATGAGGACGAAGCAAAGGACCTTGTTCAAGAGGTCTTTGGAAAACTGTGGGATAATTGTAAGAAAGTAACTATTGAAAAGGCGAGAGGATTTCTTTTCGTGTCTGCCAATAATTTGATGAAAAACATTTTGTCAAAGAAAAATACGGCACGAAAGCATCAGCCCTATCTGAAAGTAGATGAGATTAGCGTGGAGAACCCACTGTATTTAATGGAGGAATCTGAATTTGAGGACAAGTTGAATCGGGCCCTTCAGGAACTTCCGGAGGAACAACGGGTGACCTTATTATTGAAACGGATAGAAGGCAAGAAACAGAAAGAAATTGCTGAAATGCTGGGCATCTCAGAGAAGGCTGTAGAGAAAAGACTATATAAAGCAATGAACACTTTGCGGGAGAAACTTGGAAACGTTTTGTAAATAAATAATAATGAGCGGTAGGGAAATAGGGGACATTTCGGTTTTTTGAAAAGAAGGAGCATGAAAAACGAAGAACTCATAAGGAAATGGCTGACTGATCAGCTTACAGAAGCGGATGAAAAGCTTCTCAGGAAGACTGATGAGTTTGCCCAACTGGAAAAAATATGGGCTGGTCTGAGTGTCGCAACGCCACCAGACTATTCTGTTGAAGGGGAATTGGAGCGCTTTCATTCATCACACAACAAACAAACCAAAGTGATTAAGGTGTCTTGGCATCAACGTTGGGTCGGGATTGCAGCCTCTGTCATTCTTATCTCTGTCATTGGTTTTTTGCTTCTTGGACCATCATCAGACACTCAGCCCGTCAAGCTATCTGAAGGTTTAAAAGCTTATTATTTGCCGGACTCTTCAATAGTTACCCTAAATAAAGGATCTGAGTTGGTCTACGAAACAGAAGAATGGGCTACTTCCCGTCAAGTGATGCTAAAAGGTGAAGGTTTTTTTCAGGTTAAAAAGGGTTCTCCGTTTGAAGTGGCTACTTCAAATGGAACAGTAAGCGTATTGGGTACTTCATTTAATGTGAAACAACGTGGTGATTACTACGAAGTAATATGTTATGAAGGGAAAGTCGGAGTGGAAACTTCAAGACAAAACCTGACACTTATTGCCGGTGACGGCTACCGTGAGGCTTCTAGTGGCGAAGAGAAATTTGATCTTAATATAGACTATAAACCTGATTGGTTAAACGGTCAAAGTTCCTTTTTCAGAACCCAATATTATGTAGTGCTGGAGGAGCTAGAAAATCAATATGAGATTGTTATTGAAACAAAAGACATTGATCTAAAAGCTACCTTTACAGGTAGCTTTCCAAACGATGACCTTGACGTAGCACTTGACGCTGTTACTATACCTTCCGGTTATCTTTATCAACAAAAGGATGGTAAAGTACTAATCACGGGTGGGAAGGAATAATCCAAAAATATGGTTGATTCTATTTTTTGCTTTTTTCCTGTTAGAGGAAAGTAATGCTCAGGGTATTGGTAAAAAACCTCTGCGTGATGTACTGGATCAACTAGAAGAACAGTTCCCTGTATGTTTTTCTTACATGGATCAGACTATTGATAGCATACGGGTCCAGCTGCCTAGAAATAACCTAGACCTGGAACAAGCTCTTGATAATCTGGAGGGTCAGATTGCAATTGATTTCATTAAGCTTGATAAGAATTTTATTTCCATCAGAAGACGAAAAACAGTAGTACAAATTTGTGGATATCTATTGGATAAAGATGATGGAAACCCTGTGTCCGATGCGTTAATTTTCAGTCAAAAAAATTCAACAACCTCAGATCAAAATGGGTATTTCGAATTACCAAATGAAGTAATACGCTCTGCTATTCAGATAAGTCATGTGAGTTATGAAGATCAGGTTTTAAGTTTTGATAACTTGTCAAATGAGTGCATGAAATTTTACCTCATCCCATCAATTGAACGGTTAGAAGAAGTTATCATTAAGAACTATATCACCAGGGGAATTGATAAGAGAGACAATGGAGAAACTGTAGTGGACGTTCAAAACACCCACATGCTTCCGGGCTTGACTGAGCCGGATATCTTTTTCACTTTGCAAAATCTTCCTGGAATTCAAAGTATCAATGAAACAGTCACAGATATTAATATAAGAGGGGGATCAAACGATCAAAACCTTATTTTATGGGATGGGCTAAGACTTTACCAAACAGGTCATTTTTTTGGGTTGATATCAGCGATCAACCCTCATATCATTGGAAAAACCACCCTTACAAAGAATGGTACACCTACACGACTTGGAGAAGGGGTGTCCGGTACCATACAAGTAGAGACAAAAAAGAAAAGTGCTAGCGAGATCACAGCACATGCTGGCAGTAACCTGATCAATAGTGATGTACTTCTCGAAGTACCAATAGATAAGCTTCATTTATTAATCGCATCGAGGCAATCGATTGGAGGTATATTTAATACACCTACCTATGATCAATACTTTGATCGGGCGTTTCGATTTTCTGATGTCATTAATAACCCCAACTCTCAGGTGATCAACTCAGATGAAAAATTCAGCTTTTATGATTTTTCATTCAATGCAAACTACAAACCATCCTCGACTGCAGATATCAAGGGCGGTATTATGGCCCTTGAAAATGGCATTAGCTATGAAGAAAGTAGTTTGGTAGCCAAAATAGGGTAGAATCTAAAGTTAGCAATCTCGATCAGGGTACAATAGCTGGCTTTCTATCTTACGAACAACGGTGGTCAGATAGATTCAAATCCACGCTGTATTCATCGATCATGAACTACAAACAAGAATCTGTAAACTTTGACGTACTGACCGGACAAGAACATATCCTTGATAACGAAGTGCTGGAAACAGCGATAAGAGCAGAAGGCTCGTACTTTTTAAATGACACGTGGGATGTGGAAGCTGGGGTTCAACTAGTAGAGACAGGGATTCGTAATTTCAGGGGCATCAATCTACCCGCATTTCGTTCTTTGAGCAAAGAAGTACTTCGAACTACAAGCTTATATGTGGAAGGCAATGCACATCTACAAACATACACAACTATAGCTGCAGGAATCCGTGCCAATTATTTTGATAAGCTCAACAAGTACAGAATTGAGCCGCGACTTACAATATTAAAAAAACTTGGAGGACCTTTTTCTTTGGAAGTTTTAGTGGAAACAAAAAGTCAAACGACTGTACAAGTAGTGGATTTTCAAACTGATTTTTTGGGTGTTGAGAATCGTAAATGGGAACTTGTTAATGGTGAGAATATTCCACTTTTGACCAGTAGACAGGCTTCTGTTGGGGTAAATTATCAAAAGAAATCTTTGTTGGTCTCTTTGGAGGGTTTTATAAAGGGTGTAGATGGTGTAGTAACAGCAAGTCAGGGATTCTTGAATCAGTTCCAATTTGAGCGGACTTTTGGTAGCTACGTGTCACATGGGATAGAGCTATTAGTCAATCCAAGTTTTGGGGATTTAGATAGCTGGCTTACTTATTCATTCCTAAATAGTGACTATACTTTTTCTGATCTTGTCCCCCAGGAGTTTAGAAATAACTTTGATATTTCCCATGCATTGTCGGTTGGCTTGACCTACCAATTAAACAATCTGGAGCTTTCCTCTGGCGTGAATTACCGAAGTGGTGTGCCCTTTACTGAGCCGCAAGGAATTGACAAAACCAATGATGAGATTGTCTATGACTTTCCTAATGCAATGACGCTTGATAACTATTTCCGAATGGATTTTTCGGCTAAGTATAGATTTGATATATCTGATAAATGGAGTGGTAACTGCGGGATTGCCGTTTGGAATCTTACCAACCGTGAAAACATCATTAACACTTTGTCGAGCATCACAGAGGATGGAGAATTGTCGCAGGTAAATCAAAAAGCACTTGGTATTACCCCCAATGTGAGTGTTCGAATCTCATATAAGTTTTAAACGCTGTATAAAAGAAAAGAGCCCGAAGGCCCAAATCACCACCAAATATTTATGTAGTCCTAATTATTTGGAGTTAGATGTATCGTAAAAGGTCTTTATTAATCGTCATCACTTTCTTCCTCGTCCTCATCATCTTCATCTTCAGCCTCTAGTGCGACTTCAAGCTTTTCTACAATTTCCTGCATAAGGTCACTATTAGAATTTTCATTGATTCTGATCACGCCATCTTCATCAGCAACTAGCGAACTAAAATCAATAGAAGAAAAGAGTACATCAAGGTCTAGCGTAACAAGTATCGCGTTTACTGTGCCTCCGTCTAAAACAA from Echinicola jeungdonensis harbors:
- a CDS encoding M48 family metallopeptidase; amino-acid sequence: MNDWYYRHAKRKFNTCIAESVKKFSNYSIPQDPPLVVKRMNKRWGSCTPKGRIILNPEVIKTPSKCIEYVVIHELCHLIHPNHSKAFYKLQSEIMPDWEKWKLRLEKALV
- a CDS encoding (R)-mandelonitrile lyase, yielding MEIIRNGTQGSKQGPVEWFTGNVRIDPLFAKKEATKAAGALVTFEPGARTAWHTHPAGQTLIVQSGLGWIQREGGPVEEILPGDVIWFEPGEKHWHGASPNNAMSHIAIHEEINGEVVNWLEKVSDGEYFG
- a CDS encoding RNA polymerase sigma factor; its protein translation is MEKSDNVCKEKVFNQVFGDNAKDLFNFLHFKYQDEDEAKDLVQEVFGKLWDNCKKVTIEKARGFLFVSANNLMKNILSKKNTARKHQPYLKVDEISVENPLYLMEESEFEDKLNRALQELPEEQRVTLLLKRIEGKKQKEIAEMLGISEKAVEKRLYKAMNTLREKLGNVL
- a CDS encoding FecR family protein, whose protein sequence is MKNEELIRKWLTDQLTEADEKLLRKTDEFAQLEKIWAGLSVATPPDYSVEGELERFHSSHNKQTKVIKVSWHQRWVGIAASVILISVIGFLLLGPSSDTQPVKLSEGLKAYYLPDSSIVTLNKGSELVYETEEWATSRQVMLKGEGFFQVKKGSPFEVATSNGTVSVLGTSFNVKQRGDYYEVICYEGKVGVETSRQNLTLIAGDGYREASSGEEKFDLNIDYKPDWLNGQSSFFRTQYYVVLEELENQYEIVIETKDIDLKATFTGSFPNDDLDVALDAVTIPSGYLYQQKDGKVLITGGKE
- a CDS encoding TonB-dependent receptor; this translates as MGRNNPKIWLILFFAFFLLEESNAQGIGKKPLRDVLDQLEEQFPVCFSYMDQTIDSIRVQLPRNNLDLEQALDNLEGQIAIDFIKLDKNFISIRRRKTVVQICGYLLDKDDGNPVSDALIFSQKNSTTSDQNGYFELPNEVIRSAIQISHVSYEDQVLSFDNLSNECMKFYLIPSIERLEEVIIKNYITRGIDKRDNGETVVDVQNTHMLPGLTEPDIFFTLQNLPGIQSINETVTDINIRGGSNDQNLILWDGLRLYQTGHFFGLISAINPHIIGKTTLTKNGTPTRLGEGVSGTIQVETKKKSASEITAHAGSNLINSDVLLEVPIDKLHLLIASRQSIGGIFNTPTYDQYFDRAFRFSDVINNPNSQVINSDEKFSFYDFSFNANYKPSSTADIKGGIMALENGISYEESSLVAKIG
- a CDS encoding TonB-dependent receptor domain-containing protein, whose product is MNYKQESVNFDVLTGQEHILDNEVLETAIRAEGSYFLNDTWDVEAGVQLVETGIRNFRGINLPAFRSLSKEVLRTTSLYVEGNAHLQTYTTIAAGIRANYFDKLNKYRIEPRLTILKKLGGPFSLEVLVETKSQTTVQVVDFQTDFLGVENRKWELVNGENIPLLTSRQASVGVNYQKKSLLVSLEGFIKGVDGVVTASQGFLNQFQFERTFGSYVSHGIELLVNPSFGDLDSWLTYSFLNSDYTFSDLVPQEFRNNFDISHALSVGLTYQLNNLELSSGVNYRSGVPFTEPQGIDKTNDEIVYDFPNAMTLDNYFRMDFSAKYRFDISDKWSGNCGIAVWNLTNRENIINTLSSITEDGELSQVNQKALGITPNVSVRISYKF